ACTACAACTACCAGGTGCTGCAGAAACGTAATGAGGAAAATATCATCATTAATAATCAGCAAAAGCGTAGAGTGGCCAAATTCAATGAATCCATTGTGATATTGAGGAAAAAACTGGAAACCTTAAAGCAAAATAATCGCCAGACTATGGAACGTTTGACCAATGACATACAGAAATTGCATGGCAGCATCAATGATTTGCAATTGAAATCGGAACATTTTTGCAAAAGCAATAGAAATAAGGTGAGTGAGTGAAAGGGGGAAAGGATGAAGCCTTTGTAGAATATTTGAAATCCTCTACCGTGGCTGGGGTAAATTAATTTCTGGGAAGTTTTCTACCTATAGGAAGGAATGGAATAGCTCTCATTATTTATGTAAGAGGCCTGCCTCTTATTGAGACCCCCACTCGTAACCTCTGATTATCTGCTAAATTACGGAGTATTTCACTACATGCAACCTGAACTTTCCATGTCAACGATAAACCTCAAACAAATCGAAACTCAAAATACCAACCAGGTTCagtactctatatcgggagatctggTAAttggtaccaaatggtaccaaagctcactgttttaaatttcatcaaaatcggatgaaaaatgctccttttatggactcaatactctatatcgggagatcggtgtatatggcagctacttccaaatatgatccgatctggacgatattcatcAAAAAGGCGTATAGGGGTACCAAAgctcacggtttcaaatttcatcaaaatcggatgaaaaatgctccttttatggactcaattctctatatcgggagatcggtttatataacagctatatccagatattttccgatctggaccacatttgacaggaatgggtaggggtctaccagaactcactgtgccaattttcattgaaatctgatgaaaaattaccaatttattgcctcaagacttgaagtctggagatcggtctatatagcggctatataactaaatttcgattttatgaTATCAGAAGgtcagatttatatacaaagaatacgaaattatCAGAAGTCTAGAATGACACGAGGTTCGAATGTCTGTATAGAGCTTAGAGAAGAAAAGAGGCGTTTCTTTACACCTACTCCCCACCAAAGCGAGCATGGTGGGGAGGAGGTGTTTCTACTACGACTTTTCCCCACCAACATGAGCAATGGAAAGGCAGATGCTGTCTCCAATTCCTCCTCATCCGTACACACCTTACAGAAATTCTTGTTATCCCTTTGCCCATTGCGATGTCAGCGACTAAACATCGCGCTTCCTGAGCCCCAGCACAATCTGTGACTTGGTCCTCCAAAACATCAGCCACAGGGTTTTTGTCAACCTGCATGGCCAGCCCACGCCAAATCTTCCCCTTCTTACACAGCCAACAGTTCCTTGCAGCTCTCGATAAGCCTCGGCTTCACATGACCCGCAGCCAAGGCCTTGTGAGCCGTCTTACAGAACCGCCACTTCCAACCCAGGATCACATCCAAAACCATGAGGATGGCAAAGATCTCCGCCTGAAAGACACTACACCCGTTTAGAAATCTATGTGACTCCCTAAATTCCAGGAATTCAACAAACACCCCTGGTcttaaggaacagcggggatacttctctcatatcaatgacttGTCTCATTCAagttttattgtccgattcaagtagcggtatcaaaattgccaatttgtGATGAACGTTCCATTCAGGAACAGCGGGGATTTTTCTATCACATCAATaactgttgtccgattcaagttttgagcTCATTGCAGAGTTCAAACGGCGATCCGCAGAGCGACACTACATACTGGAGAACTTTTATATGGTTgtatacctcataaatgtcaaaccacagctgaacaacttgtctgatattctcgccaggatccgaACCCAAGTGTTTAGCATCATAGCATGTCTGTAGCTGAACCACTCAGCagattttccagacatcgggtaccaTAAGTGTCCAGAGATTGCTTAAGGATCTTGGTATATTTCGGTATACCTAGGTTCTTCAACATCGATGTAGAAAGTCCGTCTGGTCCCAGCGCCTTGGAAGAGTGGGTCTGCGTTGACGTTTATAACTTCGTCCGGCCTGTAAACCACGGATGCGACGAATAGTTCTCCATCTCGCTTATATGATTATCGCTCCATTCAGATATCGAGAGGGACTTGGCAAAACAGTGCAACATAGCAATACTGCCGCCTAGGTTGAAGTACTTCGAGTGTTCAAATCATGAGATCCTCATGCAAATGcctggcaaacttctcacatatcaatgagtgcagttcgattcaagttcaatgataaggggcctcctttataaaaaccgcagtgcgacacctatttggagagaagttttacatggcatagttcctcacaaatgttgccagcataaggaggggaaaaccaccgttgaaaattttttctgatggtctcgccaggattcgaacccaggtgttcagcgtcataggtggacatggtaacctctgcgctacgatggccccCTCATATAATCGTTAGTTTCTAGATCCTCTTCAGTTCTACTGAAAAAATTATTGGGACCACCAATCCCATCAGACCATTAGAGATCCGCTGCTTTCGCATGCTTTAACTGAGGTATTTTAACCGCTGGCATAAATCACGCGGTTGCTGTGTAAATGATTGGTTACGATTTATCGGTCATTCTTATCGGTTATCGCTTATCGCTTATCGATTACTACTCAGTACAACATTGGAATTCTATGAAGTGCAAGTCAAATCCACTGTATGGAATTCCTTAAAAAATTCTCCATCAGCCTCTCTGTTCTTCCTTATTTTCTGTCCTTCCATTGGCCTATTTATTCGCCTGTCTATCATTTTTTCTGTCTTCCCTTCTACCACTCTCTAGTCCCATTAGGCTATCCTGTCGGCAATATATAATATCGTAGGTCCTCACTTCCCTCCAACTATCTGTcattttgtctgtctgtctctttcTCCATTTCTTTTGTTTCTATGGCAATGTTTAGTCTTCACGTTAATGATACATTTCCCACTCTCTGTTTCTAGTTCACCAAAGTCTGGAGCATGCATTTTAAGGAAATCAAAGATATGCTTACCAAAGTTTGGGAAATCGATCGTATATTGTATGAGCAACAGTTGGCGCGGCGTTGGGAAAAGCCCCAGGTAGATTTGGATAAATTGGACTATACGAAAAGTAACAGAAATGGTAAGTACCAAAAATTTGCCTTCAAGAAGACTATCTTTGAAAGATCCAACTATTGCAACCTTAATCCCACTGGTATTGGCGCCAATGGATTGTACGGGCAAATCTAAGTATCTCCCTGATAAGTCTTTCGGATATTGTCAGGAGTTTCTTAGAGACTCTTCATTCCTGCACTCATTAAAGAGCTTTTTGATCAGTCCAGAACTTCTTCCCTAAACCCGTAAACAAAGGTAGATCGTGCAACGTCTACTAAGGGGGGTTTGGTCGATAGTATTGAAGATTAATGGTGCTACTAACATGCTGCCATCATTTTCCGATGGAGTTTCATTTGAACGATCATTGGTTATCCAGTAAAAGGATGCTAACAGAGTGCGCGTTGAAAGCCGAGTCGAGATTGTCAATGCGATAAAGATTGTCAGTGCGATAAAACTGGTTACATACAACTCAATACAAATAAGCTTGTGTGTAACACAGTGAAAGCCGAGCAGAGCAGAGAGCAAAGCTGATTGAGTGGGAGAAAAGAGTTCCAAAGCGcttttcattttttaaaaataaaaaaatgtatatcgactaaataataatagaaattttttccagCATTACATAaataatgaaattcaccaaattTACTcttttttagtgaaattggatgtttatccaattttttggaaaatacttTCCAATTTTTTGGAAATACTCTTCTTCAGATGAATCCATTACTGTGTACATcaattttacaaacaaatgaacaaaaagATTAAATGTCACAAAGGCAAAACacatgaaaaatattaaattttaacgcCTTGTATGTGACCAGTTTTATCGCACTCACAATCTTTATCGCATTGACAATCTCGGCTCGCCTTTCAGCGCGCCTTCTTTTCGCTCAATAAGATTCTTGAAGCTAGGGAGCTCGGTTTTTTCGGTGGCCGCGTGTATTCTGTTCTCAGCAAATCAGATCCACATACCAGCTTTCTCGGAGGTGGTGGAAGCATCCATTGCGTCCTGAGGATTATACTGGATTCTGcggtaaatttttttcaatttccttCATTACGCTCCCGAACAATGTAATTTTTTGTAATGTTGTCAGCTTAGTAATGATATCGCTTACTCTGTTATTCTATTGCAGAATCGTGTTCTAGAGCTCGATGACTTCTCAACTGATCACGCGTCTAGttgctatataaaaaaattttctattcttttTCAGTAAACAAACCCAAAACCGCCTCAGCCTATTCTCGCAACAGAAATCGTTTTACTCCCGACAACCCACAATTTGCCAGAAGAGTAAATCAAAGACAATTAAatgatattttacaaaaaatatccGATAAAGCTGGATTTTTGGTAGAGGAACGTCTATTGCAGATTTTAAAACCCTATACAGATGAGGAAAAATGTTTGGTTAGaatagaaaatatattttcgGTAAGtaagaaaattgaaatattaGAATTACTCTATTGGTTGTAATAATTCGACATTGTAGGCCTTACACATCACTGACATAGATGTGGTTTCCAGTTTGGTAACCTATTTTGAACCCTACTCTTGGTGTCCCAATTGTTCCAGTGGCTTGGCAACAAAATCTTTGAAATCTTTGTATTCATTTCGAAAGGAGAATGGTGAGGAGAAAGAAGATCAAACGGAAAGTTCATCTGAGGTATGTATACGGATTAGGAGTTCAGTCATAGGGGAACATTCAATTCTgcttggctgaataaggtttcttTAGGACAAATACTTCAATTTAGCCAGAATGAATAAAGGTTTCTACAGCAAAACTTTACGTTTTCTACAGGAAACCCTCAATTCACCCCGGCAGAATAAGTTTTTCTAGgtaaaaccttcaattcagcctggctaaataaggttttctatgggaaaccttcaattcagtctgtttgaataatattttctatgggaaaccttcaattcagcctggctgaataaggttttctatggaaaaccttcaattcagcctggctgaataaggttttctatgggaaaccttcaattcagcctggctgaataaggttttctatgggaaaccttcaattcagcctggctgaataaggttttctatgggaaaccttcaattcagcctggctgaataaggttttctatgggaaaccttcaattcagcctggctgaataaggttttctatgggaaaccttcaattcagcctggctaaataaggttttctatgggaaaccttcaattcagcctggttgaataaggttttctatgggaaaccttcaattcagcctggctgaataaggttttctatgagaaatcttcaattcagcctggctgaataagtttttctatggcaaatcttcaattcaggctggctgaataaggttttctatgggaaactatcaattcagcctggctgaataaggttttctatgggaaacctTCAATACAGCGTGGctaaataaggttttctatgggaaaccttcaattcagcctggctgaatgaggttttctatgggaatcctttaattcagcctggttttctatgggaaaccttcaattcagcccggtTTTCTATGGGGtttctatggaaaacatttaatttaTGAGATTTTTTCCAGAGTTCCCTTTCTTCACCTTGTTCCAATCATATGTTGGTCATGGAACCTGCCTTGGTTATGACTGCCCTCAATGAATTTACACGCcaacaaattaataaaaaatcagGACATGTGGTGGAAACTAAAAAGTATGTCAGAGTATAATattgaaattccaaaaaaattaattttcaagttttttttttgcctgttaggacgaacatcatttaatttcacaatatttcgtttgtttctctttcgaagcgaactcaatgatcggagatttttgcaaTCGAAAAGCCGTAGATCACAactcacaccaaccactatgggacacgtttcgtaatttggttagaataactcatcggccatattaggtgtgaagggtTAAAGGTGTCGGACTTGTGTTAGTGTCGTTCTTATCGTACGATGTACCAATGTATGGCCCGCCCTTGAAACCTCCACACttaatatggccgatgagttattcgaaccaaatgacgaaacgcgtcccatagtggttggtgtgtccatattaggtgtgaagggtGAAAGGTGTCGGACTTGTGATAGTGTTGTGCTTATACCGTAGACACattttcgcggtatattcgacACAAGTACGATCTACCAATGTATGACCCTTGAAGCCTCCTTACCTATTATGGCCGATGAGtgattctaaccaaatgacgaaacgcgtcccatagtggctgatgtgtgttgtgatctctggctttccttttccatggcaaaaatctccgatcattgagctcgtcgcATAAGAGAAACAAGCggatgagattttttttttaatttttgtttattacaaaaattttaattcgtgCAACTTTTTTAGAACCTTATCTACCGATACCGAAGTGGATCTCCTGGCTTTTGACGATGAACACATACGCAAATATTGGCAACAATTTGCCTCCTTCATGCCTACTGATAAACAAAATGTTTGGAAGACTGTTGAACATGGTCTCAATCATTATCTGGAAGTTTTGAAGAAGCGTTCCGAGTTGGACAGTGAATGTGTGTTTTTGCAAAAGCAGAATGCTGAATTGAAACATTTattacaaaaattgtaaattccATAAAATCAATGGAATATGTTatcttttttaataaatatatcaagattttgtttttagttaaaaaataataaaataaaaagattttaattAGGGGATGATCATCTGTTCAATAATCCAACATCAAAAAGTGGAAAGGACCCATGTAGATGGTATGGGAAAAGTGTcaaaaaagtgaaaacaaaGACAGCTGATCGCTACCTTCACCAGGCTGTTTTTCATAGAAGGCCAACATTCCATTGGGGAGCAGTGGGTAtacttttcttatatcaaagagtgctgtccgatataAGTTCAGTGATAAGAAGTCTCCTTtctattgccgagtccgaatggcatacCACAGAGCGACACGACgtagtagagaagtttacaaGGCTTATTACCTAAGGTATTAATACCGCAAGTGTCgctagcactaggaggggataatgTTCGATGATGTTTTCGCTTGTATTTGTcaatggcggacatgctaacctctgagctacatTGGCCTTTGCTACCTTATCTAAGGGTGGACTTACATACTATTATCGTGGACTTACatattaaaaacgcattaaaaatggaactctgcaaacaaataccGCAAAAGCGCAAaagataaacaatttttaactttgaagcCTAAAAATACACTTCATGGCAACACAGAAGGTCGTCGCCAGCCCAAGGAGTGGATAACGTCCGCTGATGTTCTCGCCCGGATTTGAGCCCTGGTGTCCAAATGTCAAGTGAGGACATGGTTACCCTTCAGAAGTCTGCTTTCAGCGTGATGTCAAGGAACTGGAGTTGGGAGTTCTATCAGCAGTCCCAACTAATGCTTCCTCAGGTCCAGGATAAGTGATGTCCTGTTACGCAAAATACTGAGCCAAAGGGTCTTCGCCTAAACCCAATGACATTAATCACACTTCATGCACGCTGTCGTCTACCCTACCAAAGAGCTCACATATAGGAGGTCTCACTGTCATCGGATAAGGCGTCTACTCTACCAAGAGACTCACATATAGGAAGGTTCATTGATTCCGTAGCTCTATCAACGCGAACCATTTCTTGTCTGCCCGTCGGCCACTACATTCCCCGTCACACTCTTATAGCCCGGAACCCATCTGAGCCTGAGTCTCGTTCTCACATGACCCGAAGTCAGAGCCATCATCACCGTTTGATTGGGCCGCCGCTACCTTTTCGACATCGTCTTCTGTGCCTCCAGGACCGAAAGACGCTTTATTCCTACAGAAGCCTGTAGGGCTTCATTTAATTTACACCCATCCGTCTACATAAAAGGTCCCGGGTAGGGCAGCAAACCTCCATCCCAGATCAGTAAGGAACCAAAAATCTTGGTTTTTAATCTCGTAGTCGTCAGATTACCATTGGTATAGTtcgatgtttttataccctccaccataagatggggggtatactaatttcgtcattctgtttgtaactactcgaaatattcgtctgagaccccataaagtatatatattcttgatcgtcgtgacattttatgtcgatctagccatgtccgtccgtctgtccgtccgtccgtccgtccgtccgtccgtccgtccgtccgtctgtctgtcgaaagcacgctaacttccgaaggggtaaagctagccgcttgaaattttgcacaaatacttcttattagtgtaggtcggttggtattgtaaatgggccatatcggtccatgttttgatatagctgccatataaaccgatcttgggtcttgacttcttgagcctctagagtgcgcaattcttatccgattggaatgaaattttgcacgacgtgttttgttatgatatccaacaactgcgccaagtatagttcaaatcggtccataacctgatatagctgccatataaaccgatcttgggtcttgacttcttgagcctctagcgtgcgcaattcttatccgattggaatgaatttttgcacgacgtgttttgttatgatatccaacaactgtgccaagtatagttcaaatcggtccataacctgatatagctgccatataaaccgatcttgggtcttgacttcttgagcctctagcgtgcgcaattcttacccgatttgaatgaaattttgcacgtcgtgttttgttattatatccaacaactgtgccaagtatggt
The genomic region above belongs to Stomoxys calcitrans chromosome 5, idStoCalc2.1, whole genome shotgun sequence and contains:
- the LOC106082150 gene encoding dynein regulatory complex protein 1 homolog — its product is MDKCSETDEVQNALVGELSEDSLQTGFVPYVGSKRNSKDNMPNQLDGRSKMMWQNLQEKLQELPQGKDKSGIELQLEKSDRNLEELLNFGNELVNNIKAANEQQELLQCRHKKQREADLQNDLELEASETLKLFDQINAKWLEMNDMREPMAIFDEMQKQRESIAQMIESKDQLIAKCQMELKRINAKYYADQDKQSQDVCFLVERIDDQIELLKKSYKENLYELQETIDNEKKKLHKASMDKWYTIYEHLSLKETVKMLIVKEKQELYADELEKIRHKQEEITRATRIRLEKDAEMLELEIRKTRANILMNSEKIDYNYQVLQKRNEENIIINNQQKRRVAKFNESIVILRKKLETLKQNNRQTMERLTNDIQKLHGSINDLQLKSEHFCKSNRNKFTKVWSMHFKEIKDMLTKVWEIDRILYEQQLARRWEKPQVDLDKLDYTKSNRNVNKPKTASAYSRNRNRFTPDNPQFARRVNQRQLNDILQKISDKAGFLVEERLLQILKPYTDEEKCLVRIENIFSALHITDIDVVSSLVTYFEPYSWCPNCSSGLATKSLKSLYSFRKENGEEKEDQTESSSESSLSSPCSNHMLVMEPALVMTALNEFTRQQINKKSGHVVETKKTLSTDTEVDLLAFDDEHIRKYWQQFASFMPTDKQNVWKTVEHGLNHYLEVLKKRSELDSECVFLQKQNAELKHLLQKL